In Glandiceps talaboti chromosome 4, keGlaTala1.1, whole genome shotgun sequence, a single window of DNA contains:
- the LOC144433781 gene encoding ATP synthase subunit beta, mitochondrial-like, whose product MMHAIRRCAGQAVNASKPGFFQQTTTKNALRALPAAFSSKRHYAAEKKAQAAPAAVGQVVAVIGAVVDVQFDDNLPPILNALEVEGRKPRLVLEIAQHLGENVCRTIAMDGTEGLVRGNKVVDTNSPIRIPVGPETLGRIINVIGEPIDERGPIPTDRRSGIHQEAPEFVEMNVQQEILVTGIKVVDLLAPYAKGGKIGLFGGAGVGKTVLIMELINNVAKAHGGYSVFAGVGERTREGNDLYHEMIESGVIDLKGDGSKVSLVYGQMNEPPGARARVALTGLTVAEYFRDQEGQDVLLFIDNIFRFTQAGSEVSALLGRIPSAVGYQPTLATDMGTMQERITTTKKGSITSVQAIYVPADDLTDPAPATTFAHLDATTVLSRGIAELGIYPAVDPLDSTSRIMDPNVVGQEHYDVARNVQKILQDYKSLQDIIAILGMDELSEEDKLTVSRARKIQKFLSQPFQVAEVFTGSAGKLVSLADTIKGFQMIIGGELDHLPEVAFYMVGDITEVQSKADRLAEEL is encoded by the exons ATGATGCATGCGATCAGGAGGTGCGCTGGACAGGCCGTGAATGCCTCAAAACCTGGATTTTTTCAACAAACAACCACAAAAAATGCTCTCAGGGCCCTTCCAGCAGCATTTAGTTCAA AACGGCATTATGCAGCGGAAAAGAAAGCACAAGCTGCACCAGCTGCTGTTGGACAAGTCGTAGCTGTCATTGGTGCTGTAGTAGATGTACAGTTTGATGATAATCTTCCACCAATTCTTAATGCCTTGGAAGTTGAAGGAAGAAAACCAAGACTAGTACTTGAAATAGCACAACATTTAG GTGAAAATGTATGCAGAACAATTGCTATGGATGGTACAGAAGGTCTTGTACGTGGTAATAAAGTTGTAGATACAAACTCTCCCATCAGAATTCCAGTGGGACCAGAAACACTAGGACGTATCATAAATGTTATTGGAGAACCAATTGATGAAAGGGGTCCAATTCCAACTGACAG GCGCTCAGGTATCCATCAAGAAGCACCAGAATTTGTAGAAATGAATGTCCAACAGGAAATCTTAGTAACTGGTATCAAAGTTGTAGATTTACTTGCTCCATATGCCAAGGGAGGAAAAATTG GTCTGTTTGGTGGTGCTGGTGTCGGAAAAACTGTACTCATTATGGAACTTATTAACAATGTTGCCAAGGCTCATGGTGGTTACTCTGTGTTTGCTGGTGTCGGAGAACGTACACGTGAAGGCAATGATTTGTACCATGAAATGATTGAATCTGGTGTCATTGACCTGAAGGGTGATGGCTCCAAAGTGTCCCTTGTATATGGTCAGATGAATGAACCACCAGGTGCTCGTGCTCGTGTTGCTTTGACTGGTCTGACAGTTGCTGAATACTTCCGTGATCAAGAAGGACAGGATGTGTTGCTTTTCATCGACAACATTTTCAGATTCACCCAGGCAGGTTCAGAG gTATCTGCTTTGTTGGGTCGTATCCCATCTGCTGTAGGTTACCAACCAACTTTGGCCACTGACATGGGTACTATGCAGGaaagaattacaacaacaaagaaGGGATCCATCACATCAGTACAG GCTATCTATGTACCAGCTGATGATTTGACAGATCCGGCCCCTGCAACCACATTTGCCCATTTGGACGCCACCACTGTATTATCACGTGGTATTGCTGAGTTGGGTATCTATCCCGCTGTAGATCCTCTGGATTCCACATCACGTATCATGGACCCAAATGTTGTGGGACAAGAACATTATGATGTAGCCCGTAATGTGCAGAAAATCCTACAG GATTACAAATCCCTACAAGATATCATTGCTATCTTGGGTATGGATGAATTGTCAGAAGAAGACAAACTCACAGTATCAAGAGCACGTAAAATCCAGAAGTTCTTGTCACAACCATTCCAGGTTGCTGAGGTTTTCACAGGTTCTGCTGGCAAGCTTGTGTCACTTGCTGATACAATTAAGGGATTCCAGATGATCATTGGTG GTGAACTTGATCATCTCCCTGAAGTTGCTTTCTACATGGTTGGAGATATCACAGAAGTCCAATCTAAGGCAGACAGATTAGCCGAGGAGTTGTAA
- the LOC144434047 gene encoding coiled-coil domain-containing protein 89-like isoform X2, with the protein MLDNLDKLRSLSKDDKTENAMLRSRIDEQSQLICILKQRSDEYVQKALTLDRVNKELEHFRDNAQHIIDNEIKKFNLLDKRFYELADNHEEMIRFKDEYKRQNEELRKQNAKLKDDNEKLFSGAIMERDEKINSMEKHIRSFQQQCHDYDKTLSQMKNEIINTRQGLERELREKERHYQNEIALLQKKVKETEEHLRGATAKLQYHKESIQNADAARQMAIEKLTKERDEMLELSMQRGKLIQDKQKEIKSAQDKLVSAERSVKAMQDKFERESAAVNANLQVQKLKREKDESKYKERELLMEFDAYKRHTNDLLKKERDLNARLRQLMS; encoded by the exons ATGTTGGATAATCTGGATAAACTGAGGTCATTATCTAAAGACGACAAGACAGAAAATGCCATGCTCAGATCCCGTATCGATGAACAGTCTCAACTCATATGTATTCTCAAACAGCGATCTGATGAATATGTTCAGAAAGCCTTAACTCTGGACAGAGTCAACAAAGAATTAGAACATTTCAGAGACAATGCACAGCACATTATAGACAATGAAATTAAGAAATTTAACCTCTTAGATAAGAGGTTTTATGAACTTGCTGACAACCATGAAGAAATGATAAGATTTAAAGATGAGtataaaagacaaaatgaaGAACTAAGAAAACAGAATGCCAAACTCAAGGACGATAATGAAAAGTTGTTTTCTGGTGCCATTATGGAAAGAGATGAGAAAATCAACTCAATGGAAAAACATATCAGAAGTTTTCAACAACAGTGCCATGATTATGACAAAACATTAAG CCaaatgaagaatgaaattataaacACACGACAGGGTTTGGAGAGAGAACTAAGGGAGAAAGAAAGACATTATCAGAATGAAATAGCATTGCTACAGAAGAAAGTCAAAGAAACAGAAGAACATCTCAGGG GTGCTACAGCCAAACTACAATATCACAAAGAAAGCATACAGAATGCCGATGCAGCCAGACAGATGGCTATTGAGAAGCTGACCAAAGAGAGAGATGAAATGTTGGAACTTTCAATGCAAAGAGGAAAACTGATTCAG GATAAACAGAAGGAAATCAAGTCAGCACAAGATAAACTGGTCAGTGCTGAAAGATCCGTCAAAGCAATGCAGGATAAATTTGA AAGGGAATCAGCTGCTGTCAATGCCAATCTTCAAGTCCAGAAATTGAAACGAGAAAAAGATGAGTCAAAGTACAAAGAAAGAGAATTGTTAATG GAATTTGATGCTTATAAAAGACACACTAATGATCTGCTGAAGAAAGAAAGAGACCTAAATGCAAGACTTCGACAACTAATGTCATAG
- the LOC144434047 gene encoding coiled-coil domain-containing protein 89-like isoform X1 produces MASSSRNPKELKSMVEASRKDVDEMLDNLDKLRSLSKDDKTENAMLRSRIDEQSQLICILKQRSDEYVQKALTLDRVNKELEHFRDNAQHIIDNEIKKFNLLDKRFYELADNHEEMIRFKDEYKRQNEELRKQNAKLKDDNEKLFSGAIMERDEKINSMEKHIRSFQQQCHDYDKTLSQMKNEIINTRQGLERELREKERHYQNEIALLQKKVKETEEHLRGATAKLQYHKESIQNADAARQMAIEKLTKERDEMLELSMQRGKLIQDKQKEIKSAQDKLVSAERSVKAMQDKFERESAAVNANLQVQKLKREKDESKYKERELLMEFDAYKRHTNDLLKKERDLNARLRQLMS; encoded by the exons ATGGCTTCCTCCAGTAGAAATCCAAAGGAGCTGAAAAGTATGGTCGAGGCTAGTAGAAAG GATGTGGACGAAATGTTGGATAATCTGGATAAACTGAGGTCATTATCTAAAGACGACAAGACAGAAAATGCCATGCTCAGATCCCGTATCGATGAACAGTCTCAACTCATATGTATTCTCAAACAGCGATCTGATGAATATGTTCAGAAAGCCTTAACTCTGGACAGAGTCAACAAAGAATTAGAACATTTCAGAGACAATGCACAGCACATTATAGACAATGAAATTAAGAAATTTAACCTCTTAGATAAGAGGTTTTATGAACTTGCTGACAACCATGAAGAAATGATAAGATTTAAAGATGAGtataaaagacaaaatgaaGAACTAAGAAAACAGAATGCCAAACTCAAGGACGATAATGAAAAGTTGTTTTCTGGTGCCATTATGGAAAGAGATGAGAAAATCAACTCAATGGAAAAACATATCAGAAGTTTTCAACAACAGTGCCATGATTATGACAAAACATTAAG CCaaatgaagaatgaaattataaacACACGACAGGGTTTGGAGAGAGAACTAAGGGAGAAAGAAAGACATTATCAGAATGAAATAGCATTGCTACAGAAGAAAGTCAAAGAAACAGAAGAACATCTCAGGG GTGCTACAGCCAAACTACAATATCACAAAGAAAGCATACAGAATGCCGATGCAGCCAGACAGATGGCTATTGAGAAGCTGACCAAAGAGAGAGATGAAATGTTGGAACTTTCAATGCAAAGAGGAAAACTGATTCAG GATAAACAGAAGGAAATCAAGTCAGCACAAGATAAACTGGTCAGTGCTGAAAGATCCGTCAAAGCAATGCAGGATAAATTTGA AAGGGAATCAGCTGCTGTCAATGCCAATCTTCAAGTCCAGAAATTGAAACGAGAAAAAGATGAGTCAAAGTACAAAGAAAGAGAATTGTTAATG GAATTTGATGCTTATAAAAGACACACTAATGATCTGCTGAAGAAAGAAAGAGACCTAAATGCAAGACTTCGACAACTAATGTCATAG